The genomic segment tgataaaaattatttttaaaaatattttttattttaaaatatattaaaataaaatttatttatttttaatataaatatatcaaaacagttttaaaatactaaaaaaataattaatttaaaataaaataaaataaattttaatgaaaaataaatttcacagTAACCCAAACAATCTAGGGCTaaattttctctcctctctttagctttcatttttttagtacCAAGATTTAACATATTCATTCTGCCTCTGCactgaaataaaaattactagaaataaatttaattttttttaatgagaaatgTTAGGAGAAGTGGAAGATGCCATTGAACAATAATGTTTCGTTGGCCAAGTAATTCAATTGAATTATAGAAGCTagtccattagggttttcttgGGTGCCTAACATGGCAAAGGAATTCTATTTCCACCATGGCCTTCTCTGATCTCCCCTTGTAATCTAGCCATTTGTAACATCAAATTCTCCATTTTAACCCTTATCTTTCTCACAAGTGTAAAGAACTCATTACTACTAAATCAGAAATCCATTGTTAGCCACCCCATAAATTTACTGAACAATAAAATTGCAGACattttacatttgtttttgaatCAAGACAGCAAAAAAGCATTACTTATCAAAGAACCAAGCCTTGGATGAGACAGAAGAGATGGGTTCTCCTtgtgtttttaaacaaaaaattactttaaaaatacttcagagatgaatttatttttatattttcatattcaaaCACGTTCTTGTTCCTATTATATTTTACTTCGAACGGACAGCTCTTTCTTCATTTGGTCCCTTAAAACTCTCCTTAATAACTTGTTCGAACTAGTTCTAGGAATCTCGGGAACAATCCTCACATGGTTTACCTgtcaaaaacattcaaaaacttTACCAGTTACCACTACAGAAACACCTCAAGAATGTAAGCATATTGACAAGTGGAGGTGAAGTGACAAACCTTGAACAAAGGATTGAGGTTGGTCTGTATGGCTCTGGTGAATTTCTTCTGCAAATCTTCTGGTTTTGAACTGTATCCTTCCTTTAGTACAGCAAACATTACAAGGAGTTCTGGACCTCCATCTTCTGGTGCTGCACTTATTGCAATACTTTCCACTATGCTTTGATCAACATTGTTACACGCATGTTCGATTTCGACAGAACTTGTCTGCAAATGATCAGGAAAAAAATCGAGGTTCAAAAACTTGGAAAACAAGCCTGACAAAAGTTGAAAGAGGAGCAGTTCTAGAGAATGGAATACCTTAATGCCACCAAGATTCATGGTGTCATCAGCCCTGCCTTGCACAATGAAATAGCCTCCAGCAGTTCTCTTAATGATATCTCCATGTCTCCTGAGTTGCTGCAAATTAATGGATATAAGAAGGCAATTCTGTCAACTTCTTGATAAGGATTTTAATTACTTACAAGTTTGGACAGAAGCAGAAACGTATTTGTTTGGAGAGACCGAGACAAAGACATAAAATGAATGTTTATGAGACAGTTTTGAAGTGAATTTATgtcatttcaaaacaaaacaagaggtACAAGGAGACATGTCCTCTCTATCTCCACTGTCTTTGTTTCTTATGTCTTGAGACAACCAAACACTACTTAAAGATGGAAATATGACAAAAAGCAGGAAATAGCATACCATTCCTTTATACATTGGCATTCCCTTGAAGTAAATTTTGTCATGATCAGCATTAAGCAATCTATCTGATGCTCCCATGATTAAAGGAAACAAGCCTACTTCACCAACACATGGTTGATCATCTGGCTGTAATACAGACAAGACCAAATAGGTAAAATATCTGCACATTCATGGGATAAGTTCCATTGTTTTTATCATGGAAATCTTTGAAATTGTTCACTTGCCAGAAAAATGTTCTTACATAAGGAACTCCGTTGTCGTTAAGGATGACAACGCCTGTAGCCATTGAGGCAGTGCTTAACGCTCCAAAGGCTTGTGGCTGCAATAAAGTTCCTTGGAGGTAGCTTGATGCAAGCTCCGTGCCTCCACAAACTTCAATAATGGGCTTGTAATAAGCTCTTGAAGAAAGCCAAAGGACATTATCAACATCAGAGGCTTCTCCAGCAGTAACAAAGGATCTGCAGAtgcatttgtattttttaaaagtcctCCGGAAATGTGGAAGCAAAGATTTAACGGTAGTTGAAAGAAAAGATAACCTTATCTTTGTCCAATTTAAGCCTTCCATGCAATTTGTACTCTTCCAAGCTTTTACCATAGTTGGGATCGTGCCCAGAATAGTCACACCGGCATCCTAAACAGGTGGAATAGAAAAAGATAAGGTGGTTGTTCATCCTACTGAAGAACTCACCCTGCCTTGGCTGTTTTCTCATGCAGCTGCTGCCTCCTGTGGTCCGCTTTGCTTTTTGcctcatttgtttttatttttttgttggtttcaattatttttaagggTGCCCAAACTGTTCTGTTTATTCTAGAAATTCAACCAATTTGTTATAAATGCTTAAAGCTGAGGGTAAGCAAGGAGTCACTAAAGACATGGCATTTATAGCAAAGCAGAATTAGTATCAGACACATTACCTGAACAAATTTTCCAAAACCACCGCCAAGAGGAGATCCATGATAGAGAGCAAAAGTTGCACCGCTTAGAAAGGCTTCATAAAGCACAATTGGTCCTGCTACCCATCCTAGATTTGTAGGATAGCAGAAAACATCTCCAACTTGAAGATCAACATAAGCCCATCCGTCGTTAGCTGCTCGAATTGGCGAAAGCTGTGTCCATGGTATAGCTTTTGGTTCTCCTGATTCGGACCAATGACCAAGTAAAAAACTTATGAGACAACAGAAAGCCAAAGTATGGCAAACACTAAATACTTGGTGAGCAATTTTGTTACCTGTGGTTCCAGATGAAAAGAGTATGTTAGTCGGAAAGTCTATTGGATTATAAACTGGAGAGTAATGATTTGGCCTTTCACAGACCATTGAAGTAGAAGATATTTTTAGTCAGATTCATACCAAATGATTCCCTAAACAACGATAATGATTGTCTTGAAAGACCACCCTTAAACAGTAGCTTTGCACATTACCTTGGAAGGTTTATGACACTGGCAAGAAAATCTCCCCAAGATTGATCCTGTTCTCTTAATTTAATGCATACATTTTTCCCACTCACGGGGAGCACAATAGCTTTATGTGGAGCAGCTTCTACGACTCGACtgcaaaagaaagaataaaccATGATGTTCCTTTTCATGCTGTCTCAAGTCTAACGGAATTCAGTGCAATGCATTTGCGCATCAAATTCCAGAAAGAAAGTTTAGCATTGCAGAATTGACTTCCATCTTAGGCATATGTTTCATGTATGAAGGGCATTTTGGAGTTCTTTCaaacaaaaactattatttGGAACTTAGAAGTTAGCATCTATGATATGTAGAAGGGTTTCTGCACCTCAGAGTCATTCAACAATAAATAATCTCATAGGGTGAGAATTTAGAATCATCATCAATTGCAATCTAGATTGAAACAAGAATGCACATAAAATATAGCATACAAAGCATATGTTAATTAGCTATTAGAGTCTTGATTGTTAGACAGACGGATGATCAATCTGCAATACTAAAATGTTTTCTGCAATTTCGGCCAACAGTAGCAAATAAGTTGGTGGTAGGTTCAAGCATTTTTTGAGGGCTGCACTAAGGTAACTCTAGATTCAAATGCGTGgtttatttcttttaagaaCTGGCATTTCCAAATTCCAATACATGAATAAATTTAGCACTGAAAGATAAGATTCACCTGTATAAGGGGAACTTTCTTCCCCCTCTCAGTATAAAATCCTGCATTCAAATTGAAGGCAGGAATCAATTCTGAATTCAATATTGAAACATGCTATAGATATCATCAAAATCAAGTTCATATCCTTTGGTGATACTAAATTAAGTGATATATAAAAGTGAGATTTGACCTGAGTAAAGATACCCTTTGCGTTTGACACATGCAAACGAGTAGCAATTTCCTTTGCTGCAAAGCTATCAGCAATGGATACAACAACGCATCCTGCTAGAATAATcgcaaaatatattataatcgCATGGACTGTCATTGGCATATCAATCGCAATTACATCCCCCTTTGAAAATGTTGCATCCACTGCATTTGCCACTAACCTGCAACCCATGTTGTTGACATTAATTTAACAGAATATAAAGCAGAAAGGGGGAAAGAAGTCAGCactggaagaaaagaaagagaagacagGAGAAATGCAGAACAAAATTGACAaagtgaaacaaaaaaaattcaaagacgCTGCTAGTTTTAACTTATATTCATGTTTCACTAAGATGAAACCTAAGCTGcatatcattatattaacaGAGTAAGAAGATGGGATCATACATTACTCGTTCTCGAAGTTCTTTTAATGTCATACAATGAAGTTTGGAATCACAACCTTCATCTCTCCATATGACTGCCAAACTATCATCATCTTTTCGAGGATGTCTACTGGGCTGTAAACAGCATTCAGCAATATTCAAAACTGAACCTGGAAGCCAGGTTCCCCATCGTTTCGATTTGTCAGTGGTGTCTAGAATGCACCTTGGAGGTTCACGAAATACAACTGGAAGTTCTTTCAGAAGTATTGACCAATAAGCCTGGAATTCCATCAGAAAATGTTAAACTCACCAGAAAACATAATCTATAACTATATATGATACTTGAAGCAGTCCTTGCTTACCTCGGGATGTTGAGCAGTGAATTTCTGAAAGagattaaaacttgaaatagGGTCCTTGTATGAAGTCCCTAAAAGCCTTGGACCATGAACTTCCATTATCCTTCCcaagtttgtatgttttgactGATCCCTGACACAGAAAATTAAAGATCTATCATTCATGAACATCCTAAtagaagcatatatatatatatatatatatatatatatatatatatatatatataatagctaGCTTTACCAAGAGGTTAACTATGGAGACGGGAAAGGAAAAGAACTCACAGAGAAGGGAACCAGTAAAGAGGAGGTCCATTGTTGGTGGAATCCCAGTGAGCATAGACAGAGTAGTAAACCAGTTGGTGCAGCCCATGTGGATAACATGGCTTTAGCACTCTTTTAGCCACCAGCTTTTGCCACAACTCTCTAGGGTCTGACCCTTTAGCAGCACCAATTGTTTCTTTGAGGATTTTGTGAAACTCTTTGGCATTGTCTATGCATAGACCTGCCTTGATTATATCATTCACTTCCAGTTCATCTATGCCTTTCCTCTCCATTTCCCTGTGTGTCGGTGTCTTGATAACAACTTCAGAAGCAGAAAGAGATGGGAGAATAGTGTCTGTTGGTCCCTATGCCAAGTGAAAACTTGGTATTCTTGTAGAATAGAACAAGTCAATTACTCCTGTTTTATCAAGGAAtcttctttatataaaaatttaaattattagatgagattttaaaatataatttatattattttttaatatattttctcaaataaaagctctataaaattgaaatttatacaGATTCACGCTactttatactttatttttatcaaataaatagaaatagtgagattcgaactcgtaacCGCTTGAACAATAAAactttgatatcatgtcaaaaaattatctcaatcttaGAGAAAAATACATAGACAGTGTCAACTTATTTACAAAATCCCAAGTTAATTTGTAACACATTAGAGAAGAATGCACATGcattgttaatgtattttttaactccagaaaaaaaaaatcatctcaatccTAGAGAAGAATGCATAGACACTGTCAACTTATTTATAAAATCCCAAGTTAATTTCTAACACGCTATAGAAGAATGCACATgtattgttaatatattttttaattccaggaaaaagttttaattcagattaatatatgtttaataaaataaaatgaaaattatataagctaataaatcataaaaattattaatgttaattaaaaattaaagttgaaaaataaatttgtatgaaaatatttgAACTCATGACATAGGAtactttttagaatttttttttatttcattatataacaataaaagtGGATTTTCATCTGAATTgtgataatttaaattttatagaagaaaatatgattattagtgtaaattatctttttttattaatgtatttttttaacaaaaaaatattatttttttttagctatgtTGTTTATTACATAGAAATTGTAagcaattaaaatcaatatccCAAAAAGTTTTAACACATAAAAACTAtcttcttgataaaaaaaatataaaaaattatttcccttattaatatgtttttcccttattaatatgttttttttaccaaatcttgtttcatttaaagtttttgttatttaaaaaatatcataattt from the Populus nigra chromosome 1, ddPopNigr1.1, whole genome shotgun sequence genome contains:
- the LOC133681081 gene encoding probable CoA ligase CCL12 isoform X2 → MERKGIDELEVNDIIKAGLCIDNAKEFHKILKETIGAAKGSDPRELWQKLVAKRVLKPCYPHGLHQLVYYSVYAHWDSTNNGPPLYWFPSLDQSKHTNLGRIMEVHGPRLLGTSYKDPISSFNLFQKFTAQHPEAYWSILLKELPVVFREPPRCILDTTDKSKRWGTWLPGSVLNIAECCLQPSRHPRKDDDSLAVIWRDEGCDSKLHCMTLKELRERVMLVANAVDATFSKGDVIAIDMPMTVHAIIIYFAIILAGCVVVSIADSFAAKEIATRLHVSNAKGIFTQDFILRGGRKFPLYSRVVEAAPHKAIVLPVSGKNVCIKLREQDQSWGDFLASVINLPRPNHYSPVYNPIDFPTNILFSSGTTGEPKAIPWTQLSPIRAANDGWAYVDLQVGDVFCYPTNLGWVAGPIVLYEAFLSGATFALYHGSPLGGGFGKFVQDAGVTILGTIPTMVKAWKSTNCMEGLNWTKIRSFVTAGEASDVDNVLWLSSRAYYKPIIEVCGGTELASSYLQGTLLQPQAFGALSTASMATGVVILNDNGVPYPDDQPCVGEVGLFPLIMGASDRLLNADHDKIYFKGMPMYKGMQLRRHGDIIKRTAGGYFIVQGRADDTMNLGGIKTSSVEIEHACNNVDQSIVESIAISAAPEDGGPELLVMFAVLKEGYSSKPEDLQKKFTRAIQTNLNPLFKVNHVRIVPEIPRTSSNKLLRRVLRDQMKKELSVRSKI
- the LOC133681081 gene encoding probable CoA ligase CCL12 isoform X1 encodes the protein MERKGIDELEVNDIIKAGLCIDNAKEFHKILKETIGAAKGSDPRELWQKLVAKRVLKPCYPHGLHQLVYYSVYAHWDSTNNGPPLYWFPSLDQSKHTNLGRIMEVHGPRLLGTSYKDPISSFNLFQKFTAQHPEAYWSILLKELPVVFREPPRCILDTTDKSKRWGTWLPGSVLNIAECCLQPSRHPRKDDDSLAVIWRDEGCDSKLHCMTLKELRERVMLVANAVDATFSKGDVIAIDMPMTVHAIIIYFAIILAGCVVVSIADSFAAKEIATRLHVSNAKGIFTQDFILRGGRKFPLYSRVVEAAPHKAIVLPVSGKNVCIKLREQDQSWGDFLASVINLPRPNHYSPVYNPIDFPTNILFSSGTTGNKIAHQVFSVCHTLAFCCLISFLLGHWSESGEPKAIPWTQLSPIRAANDGWAYVDLQVGDVFCYPTNLGWVAGPIVLYEAFLSGATFALYHGSPLGGGFGKFVQDAGVTILGTIPTMVKAWKSTNCMEGLNWTKIRSFVTAGEASDVDNVLWLSSRAYYKPIIEVCGGTELASSYLQGTLLQPQAFGALSTASMATGVVILNDNGVPYPDDQPCVGEVGLFPLIMGASDRLLNADHDKIYFKGMPMYKGMQLRRHGDIIKRTAGGYFIVQGRADDTMNLGGIKTSSVEIEHACNNVDQSIVESIAISAAPEDGGPELLVMFAVLKEGYSSKPEDLQKKFTRAIQTNLNPLFKVNHVRIVPEIPRTSSNKLLRRVLRDQMKKELSVRSKI